A genome region from Chlorobaculum tepidum TLS includes the following:
- a CDS encoding DUF3593 domain-containing protein, which produces MLLSPLNWLIHLSSSLEWGVALVMLYRYGQFIGRKDVRRFALFMLPHWIGSWFVLLYHLSGDAIMRFLEISEAINLVGSIALLYATLKILKGDEKRESKPAKAWMGSLFGGVILVAGGSTPYSFMMGSSWFDAVLQVSSMVYLTFLVLLLKVRKKDPEVFSGLTVAGFWFVLVFISVTVVCMYIAIHVLGYPSLSHDDFLHGFAESLLTVSNLMIVIGIHKQRKRAEERLRA; this is translated from the coding sequence ATGCTGCTCTCTCCGCTAAACTGGCTAATCCATCTCTCTTCGTCGCTTGAATGGGGCGTGGCACTCGTCATGCTCTACCGCTACGGGCAGTTCATCGGGCGGAAAGACGTGCGGCGCTTCGCGCTCTTCATGCTGCCGCACTGGATCGGCAGCTGGTTCGTGCTCCTCTACCACCTTTCGGGTGACGCCATCATGCGGTTTCTTGAAATATCCGAAGCGATCAACCTGGTGGGCAGCATCGCACTGCTCTACGCGACGCTGAAGATTCTGAAGGGGGATGAAAAGCGGGAGTCGAAACCGGCAAAAGCGTGGATGGGCTCGCTCTTCGGCGGCGTGATACTGGTGGCTGGCGGTTCGACCCCCTACTCGTTCATGATGGGCAGCTCCTGGTTCGACGCCGTTTTGCAGGTGTCGAGCATGGTCTATCTGACCTTTCTGGTGCTGCTTTTGAAGGTGCGAAAAAAAGACCCCGAGGTGTTCTCGGGGCTGACCGTGGCGGGATTCTGGTTCGTGCTGGTCTTCATTTCGGTGACGGTGGTCTGTATGTACATCGCCATACATGTGCTCGGCTACCCGTCGCTTTCGCACGACGATTTTCTGCACGGATTCGCGGAAAGCCTGCTGACTGTCAGCAACCTGATGATCGTCATCGGCATCCACAAGCAGCGCAAGCGTGCCGAAGAGCGGCTCAGGGCTTGA
- a CDS encoding S41 family peptidase codes for MSWFTTQRHSGLCRDFGRRWRRVATISSAIALICAQPLFAVPAAKPNEDFFSIAKSIELLGDVYKNVAQNYVDPVNVSEFMYSGIDGMLGQLDPYTAFLDEEQSGELDEITSGQYAGIGVTLGIFSGDLFIISVIDGQPAAKAGLKVGDQIIAIDGVKVSKKSIDEVRSTIKGSPGTNIRLSIKRDGQGPLTVISLTRGEVRISSVPFFGLFGSSGYVQMNSFSEHSREELSAAIRKIRQEAAKNRVVLNGIVLDLRGNPGGLLTSAVEVAGLFVEKNSRIVSTRGRAADSEQVYVTKTEPQEPTLPLVVMIDGDSASASEIVSGAIQELDRGVILGENSFGKGLVQSIINLPYDHILKMTTAKYYTPSGRLIQKPIARDESRRKVVLSNGDADSTKVFYTRNRRKVYGGGGIRPDVVAKADSLSEYQHKIENSGLLFRYASRFHRKHPEFRLQQLSSEPLYDDFNRFLEKEHFSFRSGAQKTLDSLKTLVQKEAGADKALAGQLDALDKALAASTRRNISRDSLHITAALQREIMRHYDERAALKRAIEDDPVAAKAFALLGDQKRYRSLLKP; via the coding sequence CACAACTCAGCGGCACTCTGGTCTTTGCCGTGATTTTGGCCGCAGGTGGCGGCGCGTTGCGACGATCTCATCCGCCATTGCGCTGATCTGCGCGCAGCCACTGTTTGCTGTTCCGGCTGCCAAGCCGAACGAAGATTTCTTTTCCATCGCCAAAAGCATTGAGCTTCTCGGGGATGTGTACAAGAATGTGGCGCAAAACTATGTTGATCCCGTCAATGTGAGTGAGTTCATGTATTCGGGGATTGACGGGATGCTTGGCCAGCTTGATCCGTACACAGCATTTCTCGATGAGGAGCAGTCTGGCGAGCTCGACGAGATCACTAGCGGCCAGTATGCCGGCATCGGCGTTACTCTTGGTATTTTTTCCGGCGATCTGTTCATCATCTCGGTCATCGACGGCCAGCCCGCCGCGAAAGCGGGGTTAAAGGTCGGCGACCAGATCATCGCCATCGATGGTGTCAAGGTGAGCAAGAAGTCTATCGATGAAGTCCGGAGCACGATTAAAGGATCTCCCGGAACGAACATCAGGCTTTCGATCAAAAGAGACGGCCAGGGGCCGTTGACGGTCATTTCGCTCACGAGAGGAGAGGTCAGGATTAGTTCCGTGCCTTTTTTCGGCCTGTTCGGTTCGTCGGGTTATGTGCAGATGAACAGTTTCAGTGAACATTCAAGGGAAGAGTTGAGCGCGGCGATCCGGAAGATTCGGCAAGAGGCCGCGAAAAACCGGGTCGTGCTGAACGGCATCGTTCTCGATCTTCGGGGCAATCCGGGCGGGTTGCTTACCTCGGCGGTCGAGGTAGCCGGTCTTTTTGTCGAAAAAAACAGCCGGATCGTTTCCACCAGAGGTCGGGCTGCCGACAGCGAGCAGGTCTATGTCACCAAAACCGAGCCCCAGGAGCCAACGCTTCCTCTGGTGGTGATGATCGACGGCGACAGCGCCTCGGCTTCGGAGATCGTGTCGGGAGCCATACAGGAGCTTGATCGCGGTGTTATTCTCGGCGAAAACTCTTTTGGCAAGGGGCTGGTGCAGTCGATTATCAACCTGCCTTATGACCACATTCTCAAGATGACGACGGCCAAATATTATACGCCTTCGGGCCGTCTCATTCAGAAGCCGATTGCCCGCGATGAGTCTCGCCGCAAGGTGGTGCTCTCCAACGGCGATGCGGACTCCACGAAGGTCTTCTATACCCGCAACCGGCGAAAGGTTTACGGTGGCGGCGGCATCCGTCCGGATGTTGTGGCAAAGGCCGACTCCCTTTCCGAATACCAGCACAAGATCGAGAACTCAGGGCTGCTCTTCAGATACGCCTCACGCTTTCACCGGAAGCATCCGGAATTTCGGTTGCAGCAACTGTCGTCGGAACCGCTGTACGATGATTTCAACCGCTTTCTCGAAAAAGAGCACTTCAGCTTCCGGTCGGGCGCGCAAAAAACGCTTGACAGCCTGAAAACGCTTGTTCAGAAAGAGGCTGGGGCGGACAAGGCGCTCGCCGGTCAGCTTGACGCTCTCGACAAGGCGCTCGCAGCATCGACCCGGCGGAATATCTCGCGGGATTCACTTCACATCACCGCTGCCTTGCAGCGTGAAATCATGCGTCATTACGACGAGCGGGCCGCCTTGAAGAGAGCGATAGAGGATGACCCTGTGGCGGCGAAAGCCTTCGCGCTGCTCGGCGACCAGAAGCGCTATCGGTCGCTGCTCAAGCCGTAG